A genomic stretch from Clavelina lepadiformis chromosome 5, kaClaLepa1.1, whole genome shotgun sequence includes:
- the LOC143459003 gene encoding plasmanylethanolamine desaturase 1-like isoform X2, whose amino-acid sequence MLQEETFEKKDYASYLPYTKGKRIQELLSISIVLVLLAGHCVFIICNFKAEFTIFILPCAFAGLLIADFESGFVHWFMDTYGSENTPILGETILAFRQHHRYPIAITYNTTIRTFGDPAASCLPQLLWSTWTIKHFNGDAFSYFLVLFVFAWCSVGLWVNQIHQWSHTHNKQIPAVAQLLQKVGLIVSKQHHHKHHISPHTW is encoded by the exons ATGCTGCAGGAAGAAACCTTCGAAAAAAAAGATTATGCCAGCTATTTACCTTATACGAAAG GAAAGCGCATTCAAGAACTGCTCAGTATTTCAATTGTTCTTGTGCTTCTAGCCGGCCACTGCGTCTTCATCATCTGTAACTTCAAAGCAGAGTTCACCATTTTTATTCTGCCTTGCGCAT TCGCCGGCCTCCTGATCGCCGATTTTGAGTCGGGTTTTGTTCATTGGTTCATGGACACGTACGGGTCAGAAAATACGCCAATATTAGGAGAAACGATTCTTGCTTTTCGGCAACATCATCGATATCCAATTGCTATTACATATAACACAACAATTCGCACGTTTGGCGACCCCGCGGCAAGTTGCCTGCCGCAGCTGTTGTGGTCTACTTGGACGATCAAGCATTTTAATGGAG ACGCTTTTAGCTATTTTCTTGTCCTTTTCGTGTTTGCTTGGTGTAGTGTCGGATTATGGGTTAATCAGATCCACCAGTGGTCGCACACCCACAATAAACAGATACCAGCAGTTGCCCAACTTCTTCAGAAAGTCGGACTCATCGTTTCCAAGCAACATCACCATAAACATCATATATCTCCTCACACATGGTAG
- the LOC143459002 gene encoding DNA (cytosine-5)-methyltransferase 1-like: MLGESSTSSVVISPTPQKQRKSNGGSSGRQASIMEMFGHKAKRKSEAVEAIKTNDNEDSNHESASPDGKRARIHSPQDAPGCSASDKENEEPTNRVQSGPTEKTTKVQSTKPRLTPAKCRECKQLLEDIALYPGDPSGSEEEFVVLTHDSLSVFVGNEDTGRPQHKITDFCVYDKNTHLCSFDAGLIEKNIELYFSGVVKPVYDEDSSTDNGVPGKRFGPINEWWTAGFDGGERALVGFSTAFAEYFLMEPAAIYQNYWTNLQEKIYMSKNVIEFLSDNPASVYEDLVNRIQTAIPPASLAIAKFTEDSLLRHAQFVVEQVESYDSARTEAEDALIGTPCMRDLIHLAGVTLGKRRAARNLVVKEKKHVKASSTKATTTRLVAEIMEQFFQDTVDSTTGHKIRRHRCGTCEVCLKPDCGECSACKDMVKFGGSGRSKQACVQRKCPNLQVHQDDSNMEDVDEEKEVVAEPSKPTAPTKSAHKVKRSTKSRVEWIGEPVVTSKDQCTYYQSFKLGGVLYEVGDYVSVLPDESGKEPYVGLLAYMWETDSKQEKKREKMIHVDWFLRSSETVLQEAGDPGELFLVDECEDLNVQCVNSKVEVHHRPPHNNWYFMGGVEEDRQFPKCDGSTSFYYQKWYNPEHARFEDPPPVNGKDEPGFCASCFRLENIKQKAIPKAKKEIRKDSGKILYSAAAYNGVEYSIGDCVYLPPDAFSFKTSASTPKKKASAPLLENLDEDEYPEYYRKSTYVKGSNELVAKPFRIARIISIYCPASSKSDNVKLKVTKFYRPENTHKSLKSTYYSDLNLLYWSDEEATVDLSQVHGKCQVECEYDLTVSPSEYSRKGHDRFYFSEGYDSNARAFVEPPLKSRRSGINQMVQGYNEVKTKLTKITKKWTKELVKKDNAESEEASATFGKLRTLDVFSGCGGLSEGFHQAGIAESSYAIELWEPAAQAFRLNNPGATVFTEDCNVFLEMVMSGKEKSACGQRLPQKGDVDLLCGGPPCQGFSGMNRFNSREYSRFKNSLVVSYLSYCDYYRPRFFLLENVRNFVSFKNCMVLKLTLAALVKMGYQCTFGILQAGHYGVAQTRRRAIILAAAPGENLPLYPEPLHTFSARGGSISAQVGEKKITSNITRVFSAPFRTITVRDTMSDLPRIPNGHSKLEMSYRGESQSHFQRMIRAGGYQDVLRDHICKDMSPLVAARMGLIPLFPGADWRDLPNKQVKLSDGTMTKLLRYEHRDKKQGKSSTGALRGVCACATGAACDPLDRQFNTLIPWCLPHTGNRHNHWAGLYGRLDWNGYFSTTVTNPEPMGKQGRVLHPEQDRVVSVRECARSQGFPDTYRFFGTIMDKHREVGNAVPPPMAKAIGLEIKKCLLWKISHESSKSNEPAAPVMSG, translated from the exons GCAAGTATTATGGAAATGTTTGGCCACAAAGCAAAAAGAAAGTCTGAAGCAGTTGAAGCTATAAAGACAAACGATAATGAAGATAGCAATCATGAAAGTGCAAGTCCAGATGGAAAGAGAGCTAGAATTCATTCTCCTCAGGATGCTCCTGGCTGCAGTGCAAGTGACAAAGAAAATGAAGAACCAACGAATCGTGTTCAAAGTGGACCCACtgagaaaacaacaaaagttcAG TCCACCAAGCCGAGGCTTACACCAGCAAAATGCCGGGAATGTAAACAACTCCTTGAGGATATTGCCTTGTATCCTGGTGATCCTTCCGGTTCGGAAGAGGAGTTTGTTGTACTAACGCATGATTCACTTTCCGTGTTTGTGGGCAATGAAGACACTGGACGTCCTCAGCATAAAATTACAg ATTTCTGTGTTTATGATAAAAACACTCACCTCTGTTCATTTGATGCTGGTTTAATTGAAAAGAACATTGAGCTTTACTTCAGTGGCGTAGTCAAACCTGTTTACGACGAAGATTCAAGCACTGATAACGGCGTACCAGGAAAGCGATTTGGGCCAATCAATGAATGGTGGACAGCAG GTTTCGATGGAGGAGAGCGTGCGTTGGTCGGATTTTCAACGGCATTCGCCGAATACTTTCTAATGGAACCAGCTGCTATCTATCAAAACTATTGGACAAATCTGCAAGAGAAAATTTATATGAGCAAAAACGTTATTGAATTCTTGTCTGACAATCCAGCGTCTGTGTATGAAGATTTAGTGAATCGCATTCAAACTGCTATTCCACCAGCATCCCTAGccattgcaaaatttactgAGGATTCTTTGCTTCGTCATGCTCAGTTTGTTGTTGAGcaa GTGGAATCGTATGATTCTGCACGAACAGAAGCAGAAGACGCTTTAATTGGTACTCCTTGCATGAGAGATCTTATTCACTTAGCTGGTGTAACATTGGGAAAAAGAAGAGCTGCCAGAAATTTGGTAGTGAAAGAAAAGAAGCATGTTAAG GCGTCTTCTACAAAGGCAACAACAACGAGGTTGGTTGCTGAAATAATGGAACAGTTTTTCCAAGACACTGTTGACTCCACTACAGGACATAAAATAAGAAGACATAg ATGTGGGACCTGTGAGGTATGTTTGAAGCCAGATTGTGGTGAGTGCAGTGCCTGTAAAGACATGGTGAAATTCGGTGGATCGGGCCGGTCCAAGCAAGCGTGTGTCCAGAGAAAATGCCCAAATTTGCAAGTTCATCAAGATGATTCAAACATGGAAGATGTtgatgaagaaaaagaagTTGTTGCGGAACCTTCCAAACCCACTGCACCAACCAAGAGTGCCCACAAAGTGAAACGCAGCACGAAATCCCGAGTGGAATGGATTGGTGAGCCAGTAGTGACAAGCAAGGATCAATGCACGTATTATCAGAGCTTCAAGCTAGGTGGAGTTTTATATGAAGTGGGCGATTATGTCTCAGTGCTACCGGACGAGTCAGGAAAAGAGCCATACGTTGGTCTGTTGGCTTACATGTGGGAAACTGATTCAAAGCAAGAAAAGAAACGAGAGAAGATGATCCACGTTGACTGGTTTTTAAGGTCCTCGGAAACAGTTCTTCAGGAGGCCGGTGACCCAGGCGAATTATTCTTAGTCGACGAATGCGAAGATCTAAACGTACAATGTGTAAACTCGAAAGTTGAAGTGCATCATCGACCTCCACATAACAATTGGTACTTCATGGGCGGAGTAGAGGAAGATCGTCAGTTTCCCAAATGTGACGGAAGTACGAGTTTCTACTACCAGAAATGGTATAATCCGGAGCACGCAAGATTTGAGGATCCGCCACCAGTAAATGGAAAAGATGAACCAGGTTTTTGCGCATCTTGCTTCAGACTGGAAAATATTAAGCAGAAAGCAATTCCAAAGGCGAAAAAAGAAATCAGAAAAGATTCCGGGAAGATTCTGTATAGTGCCGCGGCTTATAATGGTGTCGAGTATTCCATTGGAGATTGTGTTTACCTTCCACCAGATGCCTTCAGTTTCAAGACATCTGCATCCACACCAAAGAAGAAAGCAAGCGCTCCTCTACTTGAAAACTTAGATGAAGATGAATATCCAGAGTATTATCGTAAAAGTACATATGTAAAAGGCAGCAATGAACTCGTGGCCAAGCCTTTTAGAATTGCCAGAATAATTTCAATCTACTGCCCGGCTTCCAGTAAATCTGACAACGTGAAGCTAAAAGTAACTAAGTTCTATAGGCCAGAGAACACCCACAAATCATTGAAGTCCACTTATTATAGTGATCTTAACTTACTGTATTGGTCTGATGAGGAGGCCACAGTTGATTTGTCTCAAGTTCACGGAAAATGTCAGGTGGAATGCGAATATGATTTGACAGTTTCTCCATCAGAATATTCTCGAAAAGGTCACGATAGATTTTATTTCAGTGAAGGATACGATTCGAATGCGCGAGCATTCGTTGAGCCGCCACTGAAGTCTCGTCGATCTGGAATTAACCAGATGGTTCAAGGGTATAACGAAGTGAAGACAAAACTCACAAAAATCACAAAGAAATGGACAAAAGAACTTGTGAAAAAGGATAACGCTGAAAGTGAGGAAGCATCAGCAACATTTGGCAAGCTACGCACATTAGACGTATTTTCAGGGTGCGGAGGTTTATCAGAAGGTTTTCATCAGGCTGGCATCGCTGAATCTTCGTACGCTATCGAACTTTGGGAACCCGCTGCGCAAGCGTTTCGGTTAAATAACCCAGGTGCTACAGTGTTTACCGAAGATTGCAATGTTTTTCTTGAAATGGTTATGTCCGGTAAAGAGAAAAGTGCTTGTGGCCAACGTCTACCCCAAAAGGGTGATGTTGATTTGCTCTGCGGAGGACCTCCTTGCCAAGGCTTCAGTGGAATGAACAGATTCAATTCAAGGGAGTATTCTCGCTTTAAAAATTCCCTAGTGGTCTCTTATCTCTCTTACTGTGACTACTATCGACCAAGATTTTTCCTTCTCGAGAATGTCCGCAACTTTGTATCCTTTAAAAACTGCATGGTGCTAAAGCTTACCCTTGCAGCCCTTGTAAAGATGGGATACCAGTGCACATTTGGCATTCTTCAGGCTGGGCATTATGGGGTGGCCCAAACCAGGCGCCGTGCCATTATCTTAGCTGCTGCTCCGGGTGAAAATTTGCCTCTGTACCCAGAACCATTGCATACTTTTTCAGCACGAGGTGGCAGTATTTCAGCACAGGTTGGTGAGAAAAAGATAACAAGCAATATTACCCGTGTGTTTTCTGCACCTTTCCGCACTATCACTGTCCGTGATACGATGTCAGATTTACCTAGGATTCCAAATGGCCATTCAAAGTTGGAAATGTCGTATCGGGGCGAGAGTCAGAGTCATTTTCAGAGAATGATCCGAGCAGGAGGTTATCAGGATGTTCTCCGGGATCACATCTGCAAGGATATGAGTCCACTGGTCGCGGCTCGCATGGGACTAATTCCGCTTTTCCCTGGGGCTGATTGGCGCGATTTGCCAAACAAACAAGTGAAATTGTCAGATGGAACAATGACAAAACTTCTTCGTTATGAACATCGTGACAAGAAACAAGGCAAGAGCTCAACCGGCGCACTTCGTGGCGTTTGTGCATGTGCCACCGGCGCGGCATGTGACCCACTTGACCGCCAGTTTAACACCCTAATTCCATGGTGCTTGCCGCATACAGGTAATCGCCACAATCACTGGGCGGGTTTGTACGGACGTCTTGACTGGAATGGATATTTCAGCACAACAGTCACCAATCCGGAACCAATGGGCAAACAAGGCAGGGTCCTACATCCTGAACAAGACCGAGTGGTCAGTGTCCGCGAATGCGCCCGCTCTCAAGGCTTTCCGGACACATACAGATTTTTTGGAACGATAATGGATAAGCATAGAGAAGTGGGCAACGCCGTTCCGCCACCGATGGCGAAAGCGATTGGATTGGAAATAAAGAAGTGTTTGCTGTGGAAAATATCGCACGAGTCTAGTAAGAGCAACGAGCCGGCAGCACCCGTGATGAGCGGATAG
- the LOC143459003 gene encoding plasmanylethanolamine desaturase 1-like isoform X1, producing the protein MLQEETFEKKDYASYLPYTKGKRIQELLSISIVLVLLAGHCVFIICNFKAEFTIFILPCAFAGLLIADFESGFVHWFMDTYGSENTPILGETILAFRQHHRYPIAITYNTTIRTFGDPAASCLPQLLWSTWTIKHFNGDAFSYFLVLFVFAWCSVGLWVNQIHQWSHTHNKQIPAVAQLLQKVGLIVSKQHHHKHHISPHTCDYCIVSGIMDGPLAALKFWRRMENIIEYLTSVKPRSECKSH; encoded by the exons ATGCTGCAGGAAGAAACCTTCGAAAAAAAAGATTATGCCAGCTATTTACCTTATACGAAAG GAAAGCGCATTCAAGAACTGCTCAGTATTTCAATTGTTCTTGTGCTTCTAGCCGGCCACTGCGTCTTCATCATCTGTAACTTCAAAGCAGAGTTCACCATTTTTATTCTGCCTTGCGCAT TCGCCGGCCTCCTGATCGCCGATTTTGAGTCGGGTTTTGTTCATTGGTTCATGGACACGTACGGGTCAGAAAATACGCCAATATTAGGAGAAACGATTCTTGCTTTTCGGCAACATCATCGATATCCAATTGCTATTACATATAACACAACAATTCGCACGTTTGGCGACCCCGCGGCAAGTTGCCTGCCGCAGCTGTTGTGGTCTACTTGGACGATCAAGCATTTTAATGGAG ACGCTTTTAGCTATTTTCTTGTCCTTTTCGTGTTTGCTTGGTGTAGTGTCGGATTATGGGTTAATCAGATCCACCAGTGGTCGCACACCCACAATAAACAGATACCAGCAGTTGCCCAACTTCTTCAGAAAGTCGGACTCATCGTTTCCAAGCAACATCACCATAAACATCATATATCTCCTCACACATG CGATTACTGCATCGTTTCTGGGATCATGGACGGTCCACTAGCGGCGCTGAAGTTCTGGAGAAGAATGGAGAATATTATCGAATATTTGACAAGCGTGAAGCCGCGTTCTGAATGCAAATCACACTGA